In the Gemmatimonadaceae bacterium genome, AACAACGCCAGACGGCCCGAAAAACGTGCAATCGGGTGCGTAGCGCTCTTCCCATCAGGTGAACGCTCAAAGAGACGATAACGTCAATATTCATGCGACTCTCAGGGGTGAATAAAGCGGTCAACTGCCGTTTCTAGCCTACCAAAGGAGACCCCCCGGCTCTGCCGGGGAGGCAGTAGAGGTTTGACATTTAAGGGAGTCCATCGAGGAAACTCCCGATCGTGAGCCGCCAAGCACACGAAAGGGAATTTCACGATGGACGAGTACGAAAGCCTAAGTCATACGAAGTGGGAGTGTAAATACCATGTGGTTTTCATTCCCAAGTGCCGTAGAAGAACGTTGTACGAGCAGTTGAGACAGCATCTGGGGGAGGTGTTCCGCAGGCTGGCTGCGCAGAAGGAAAGTCGGATCGAAGAGGGGCATCTGATGTCTGACCATGTGCACATGATGATCGCGATCCCGCCGAAGTATGCGGTGTCGCAGGTGATTGGGTATATCAAGGGCAAGAGCGCGATTCACCTGGCGCGGGTGTACGGTGAGAGAAAGCGAAATTTCGTGGGACAGCATTTCTGGGCTCGAGGGTATTTCGTCTCGACGGTTGGTCGGGATGAGGCGGTAATTCGAGAGTACATCCGGAACCAGGAGCAGGAAGACAAGCGCTTGGAGCAGATGCACCTTTGGCGCTGATTGGCCACCGTAAAGGTGGCCCATGAGAATCGGGGCCGCGTTAGCGACCCCGCATAGCCGCTTTGAGCGGCTCACAACCTAAAGCCCCCGGCTTTGCCCTGATCTTTACCCAGAATCGATGACGCTGGACACGGTCGTTTGTGTCGCATCGGTCATTACCTGCCACATGGCTGCAATATCGTCCAAGCGCTGCAAGCCGAGCCAAAGGGTTTGCGTACCGGGCTCGCCGTCGCCCTTGCGGCCCAGGAAGCCGCCCAGGCTCGCCACCCGACGGATAGCTTCGCGCAATGGCGGCGGTTTGGCCGGCGCAACGCGATTCTGGGTGGTGAACACCATCAGCGCCTTCCACTGAGCCTCCTCGAAATACACCGTGCAGGGTGCCTCAGGGACCTCGCGGCCGAGCTTGGTCAAGTGATAGATCCGCCAGGCCACCACCAGGTCGATCGCCAGACATGCTTCCAGTCGATCGGCCTGACCGAGTTGGCGCTGTTCGATGCGGCAACCGCTCTTCAAGGTACGATGCAGCACCTCGATCCCCCAGCGGCGCGTATACCACATCAATTTTTCGATCGCTTGCACAAAGCTTTCGACCGGCAGCGTGGCGAGCAGCAGCCATTCGAGCGGTTTCACCGCGGCGGGCGCTTCCTGTTCCTGGGCAAATACGGCCCAGACAGGAATAGCGGGCGCGTCTTGGTAGCCTGTGGGCGCAGCCAAGCCTACCGCGGCAAAGCGAACGCCCATACGTGCTTCCCGTGCCGCCCGACTACCCTGACGCGGCACCCGCAACACCTGGATGCCGGCGATAGGCTTCTCTTGCAGCGTCTCCCACAAGCGCGCCTGTGCGTCTTGCAGCTGCCGATTGTGCTCGGCGCGGATGAGCAACTTCGGCCCCTGCGGATGCTCGGCCGCCTCGCGAAACAATTCGTACAGATCCGCCTCGCGATCGCCCACGCTCACGAGGGTCGTCTTGGGCAGCCGCGCCTGCACCGCTGCGACCGCGCGGTAACTCTTCAGCCACTTGAAGCTTTCCTTCTCCTCGATCGGCAAGCGATGGCGCTTGGCTTTCTTGCCGAAATCTTCTCGATCGCGCGCCCAACATTGCACATCAAGAAAGCCCAGCGGGGTGCCTTGCACCGTGAAGGCCAACGTGCTGTGTAGGTGAAGGCCTTGCGGACCACGCACCCAGGCGCCAATCGGACCCAATCCGCCGGTTGCCGCATGCGTCGTATAGTCCAGGCTGGTCGTATCCTGCACTGCCAGCACCACCGATTCTTGGGCGATGCGGACCTCGGTGGCGCCATAGTGCGGTTGCAACAGCGTGTCCATGCTCGTGTCCGGGTGATCGAGGAATCGATACGCCGCCTTGGTCTTCGCCCGGCTGCCGCAGGCTTGCGGCACGTTGGCCGTGGGCCGCGCATAAAAGTCCCGCGCCAGCGTCAACAAGCGCTCCTTGAGCCGCGCATCGGGCAGCGCGCAGCCGCTAAACTCTTGTTCGGCCCAGTCCGCCGCCTCGGTCATAGGCCCGGGCGGCGCAGGGTACGCGGCGCACAAACACGCCTGCCAATCCGCGTGCAGTGGATACATCCATATATCCTTCACGCTGCCCGCCGCCCGATGCGTTCGATCCTGCCGGCCGCGGCCCTGCGTCTTGCCAAGATAAACCCAATTGGCCGCCCGGTAACACGTCCCGCGCCAGCGCGCGCTATCGACAAACGTCTCCACGAGCACCGGGCTTACCCCATAGCGCGCCTGCCAATCGGCGGCTAGGCGTGAGAGCGCCAGACTCAACACGTGCGAGGCCAGATTGGGCACCTGGACAGTGGGCACGATCAGAAACCGGCTGTTGGCCACCACCTTGGATAGCCCCGCTTGGCGGCCGGACTCATCCCAGCCAATCCAGCGATCGCGCGGCGCCAGCCGCCACGCTGGCGCAGAGAAGCTCAAGCCTCCCAGAATGCCCGCGCGGCTCGCCACCAGGTAGCGCAACTGCGCTCCACACAACGGCCCCGCGCCCAACGGATGATGCGCCTGCATCATCGCCCACCACTGCTTGGAGCGCGCCGCATCGTCAGCAGCCACCGGCACCAGCCATACCTCGCCCAATTCGGCGAGTGTCATCTCGACAACGGGCCACGCCCCATCGGGTTGCCCATCCGGCTCGGCTCGCCCGGCAAACGATAGGTCCCGAGCATCCGGCAATGCAATCACTCCGCGGCGTGCCAGCTTGAGCAGGGCGACCCGGCAGCTCATGTCCTTCAAGCGTCCATCAGCACCTCGCCAGTCAAGCCATGCGCAGACCTCTCGTGACAGACCGGTGCGCGTCAACGTCGGATCATTTCGCACTCGCGAACGAATGCGATCGATGACTTCGTCGGAAAATTCACGCCCCGTAACCCGCATGCACGCATGGTAGGCTTAAGCGCGCGCCGTGTCCAGCGAAAAATGTGGGACATGATTAGGGCTTTGCCGGGGGATACTTACTGCGGTATAGAGATGCAGCGCTGCGGCGTTGGCTTCATCGACTTGCAGGAAGGCCACACGGGCGTTCTCGCGTTGGCCGATCGCTAGCAGCGCGCGGGTAACGCGCGTGCCGTAGCCGCGTCCACACTGCCCCGGCGGCGTGAACACGCTGAACACGCCGAAGTGATCTTGCTCCATGATGCCGAGCCCTACGCACACCGTCTCTTCGCCGAAATTGAGAGCGACGGCGAAGCAGGGCAGGGCCAGGCTTTCGAGGCGGGCCTGCTGCGCGGCCAGCGTTTCCTTGGCTTCGCCGCGCAGATCGCGATTGATGGCGAGCCAGACTGCGAGCGGCGGTTCGTGGCAATCGGCCACGAATGGTAATGGCGCATCCAATGGTTAACGGCAAGGTCATGAACAACGTCGGCTCGACCACTCCATAACCCAGTGCCGCCAAGCGGGTGTCGAGGCCGG is a window encoding:
- the tnpA gene encoding IS200/IS605 family transposase, with the translated sequence MDEYESLSHTKWECKYHVVFIPKCRRRTLYEQLRQHLGEVFRRLAAQKESRIEEGHLMSDHVHMMIAIPPKYAVSQVIGYIKGKSAIHLARVYGERKRNFVGQHFWARGYFVSTVGRDEAVIREYIRNQEQEDKRLEQMHLWR
- a CDS encoding IS4 family transposase, translating into MSCRVALLKLARRGVIALPDARDLSFAGRAEPDGQPDGAWPVVEMTLAELGEVWLVPVAADDAARSKQWWAMMQAHHPLGAGPLCGAQLRYLVASRAGILGGLSFSAPAWRLAPRDRWIGWDESGRQAGLSKVVANSRFLIVPTVQVPNLASHVLSLALSRLAADWQARYGVSPVLVETFVDSARWRGTCYRAANWVYLGKTQGRGRQDRTHRAAGSVKDIWMYPLHADWQACLCAAYPAPPGPMTEAADWAEQEFSGCALPDARLKERLLTLARDFYARPTANVPQACGSRAKTKAAYRFLDHPDTSMDTLLQPHYGATEVRIAQESVVLAVQDTTSLDYTTHAATGGLGPIGAWVRGPQGLHLHSTLAFTVQGTPLGFLDVQCWARDREDFGKKAKRHRLPIEEKESFKWLKSYRAVAAVQARLPKTTLVSVGDREADLYELFREAAEHPQGPKLLIRAEHNRQLQDAQARLWETLQEKPIAGIQVLRVPRQGSRAAREARMGVRFAAVGLAAPTGYQDAPAIPVWAVFAQEQEAPAAVKPLEWLLLATLPVESFVQAIEKLMWYTRRWGIEVLHRTLKSGCRIEQRQLGQADRLEACLAIDLVVAWRIYHLTKLGREVPEAPCTVYFEEAQWKALMVFTTQNRVAPAKPPPLREAIRRVASLGGFLGRKGDGEPGTQTLWLGLQRLDDIAAMWQVMTDATQTTVSSVIDSG
- a CDS encoding GNAT family N-acetyltransferase, giving the protein MADCHEPPLAVWLAINRDLRGEAKETLAAQQARLESLALPCFAVALNFGEETVCVGLGIMEQDHFGVFSVFTPPGQCGRGYGTRVTRALLAIGQRENARVAFLQVDEANAAALHLYTAVSIPRQSPNHVPHFSLDTARA